A stretch of the Medicago truncatula cultivar Jemalong A17 chromosome 5, MtrunA17r5.0-ANR, whole genome shotgun sequence genome encodes the following:
- the LOC11421066 gene encoding probable disease resistance protein At5g66900, giving the protein MADALSGVVVGKIVNQAYETIKNIQEFVPTLERSIEISNALEPLAEQIKVFNDVLDRPREEIERLEKHIREGKELVQKSKKLSLNLWKCLLFPGQRAKLQKQNEDFLRYLSLVQVENKRDLMEVLTHVKDNHVNQIRGLCGAPQEPEFIGMVKQFNELKVELMKDGASVLVLTGLGGSGKTTLAKKLCWEQEIKGKFGGNIFFVTVSETPNLKNIVKTLFEQCGRPVPDFTNEEDAINQLGHLLSQFERSQILLVLDDVWPGSESLVEKFTFKLPDYKILVTSRVGFRRFGTPCQLNPLDEDPAASLFRHYAQLHHIISYMPDGDLVDEIVKACKGSPLVLKVIAGSLRNQPFEKWLDMKERLNSQSIFESNSTDLLCRLQQSLDMLEDINEKECFLDMGLFPEDQRIPVTVLIDMWAELYNLDEGGIKAMTIIHDLITRNFINVIATRQVATETDMYYNNHYVMLHDLLRELAIRQSKGESFEQRKRLIIDLNGDTRPDWLIGLNQQGIIGQKQRKVDARILSISTVENFSSDWCDMQPDEAEVLVLNLRSDQYSLPDFTDKMRKLKVLIVTNYGFNHSELTEFELLGSLSNLKRIRLEKVSVPCLCILTNLRKLSLHMCNTRDSFENCSIQISDAMPNLVELSIDYCNDLIKLPDELCNITTLKKLSITNCHKLSLMPRDIGKLENLEVLRLCSCSDLEEMPESVAGLNKLCCLDISDCVTLSKLSNDIGDLKKLEKFYMKGCSNLNDLPYSVFNFGNVKHEIHVICDEEGAALWEQYPNIPNLKIDMPKVESNLNWLHGTRS; this is encoded by the exons ATGGCGGATGCATTAAGCGGGGTTGTGGTGGGAAAGATCGTGAATCAAGCTTatgaaacaattaaaaatattcaagagTTTGTCCCCACTCTCGAAAGGAGCATAGAAATTTCCAACGCTTTGGAGCCTTTGGCTGAACAGATAAAAGTTTTCAACGATGTGTTGGATCGACCAAGAGAAGAGATAGAAAGATTAGAGAAACATATAAGAGAAGGTAAAGAGCTTGTGCAAAAAAGCAAGAAGCTTAGTCTTAATCTATGGAAGTGTCTTCTTTTTCCTGGTCAACGAGCAAAGCTTCAGAAGCAAAATGAGGATTTTCTGAGATATTTGTCCCTTGTGCAAGTTGAGAATAAAAGGGATTTGATGGAGGTGTTGACTCATGTGAAAGATAATCATGTGAATCAAATTAGGGGTCTGTGTGGTGCTCCTCAGGAGCCTGAATTTATTGGAATGGTTAAGCAATTTAATGAGTTGAAGGTTGAATTGATGAAGGATGGTGCTTCTGTGCTTGTTTTGACTGGTTTGGGTGGATCTGGTAAAACCACTCTTGCTAAGAAGCTCTGCTGGGAACAAGAAATCAAAG GCAAGTTTGGTGGAAACATCTTTTTTGTTACTGTCTCAGAAACTCCCAACTTGAAGAACATTGTAAAGACACTATTTGAACAATGTGGACGTCCGGTGCCTGACTTTACAAACGAAGAAGATGCAATTAACCAATTGGGACATCTGCTGAGTCAATTTGAGAGAAGTCAAATATTATTAGTCTTGGATGATGTTTGGCCTGGCTCAGAAAGCCTTGTTGAGAAGTTCACATTCAAATTGCcagattataaaattttggtGACTTCAAGGGTTGGATTTAGAAGATTTGGCACCCCATGCCAGTTGAATCCACTTGATGAAGATCCTGCAGCGTCCCTTTTCCGTCACTATGCACAATTGCATCACATCATCTCATACATGCCGGATGGAGATCTTGTTGATGAG ATAGTGAAAGCTTGTAAGGGTTCACCGTTGGTGCTAAAGGTCATTGCTGGATCACTTCGTAATCAGCCTTTTGAGAAGTGGCTAGATATGAAGGAACGATTAAATAGTCAATCCATTTTTGAGTCTAATAGTACTGACTTGCTTTGTCGCCTTCAACAAAGTTTGGATATGTTGGAGGATATCAATGAGAAGGAGTGCTTCCTGGATATGGGACTATTTCCTGAAGACCAGAGGATCCCTGTTACTGTCCTCATTGATATGTGGGCAGAACTGTATAATCTAGATGAAGGTGGTATTAAAGCGATGACCATCATCCACGATTTAATCACCAGGAATTTTATTAATGTCATAGCTACAAG GCAAGTTGCAACAGAAACCGACATGTACTACAATAATCACTATGTCATGCTGCATGATCTCCTCAGAGAACTAGCAATCCGTCAAAGCAAAGGGGAATCATTTGAACAGAGAAAAAGACTGATCATTGACTTAAATGGAGATACTCGTCCTGATTGGTTGATTGGACTGAATCAGCAAGGAATCATTGGTCAGAAACAACGAAAAGTTGATGCCCGCatattgtctatatcaactg TTGAAAACTTTTCTTCGGATTGGTGTGATATGCAACCTGACGAAGCTGAGGTTCTGGTTTTAAATCTTCGATCTGACCAGTACTCATTACCGGATTTCACAGACAAAATGAGGAAACTGAAAGTTTTAATAGTCACAAATTATGGTTTCAATCATTCTGAATTAACCGAGTTTGAGCTACTTGGTTCTTTGTCAAACTTGAAAAGAATAAGGTTGGAGAAAGTGTCAGTCCCTTGCCTATGCATATTGACGAATCTGCGAAAATTATCCCTTCATATGTGCAATACAAGGGATTCTTTTGAAAACTGTTCTATCCAAATTTCAGATGCTATGCCAAATCTAGTGGAGTTGAGCATTGACTATTGTAATGATTTGATTAAATTGCCCGATGAATTGTGTAACATTACCACATTGAAGAAGCTCAGTATCACAAATTGTCACAAGCTTTCTTTAATGCCTCGAGATATTGGAAAGTTGGAGAATTTGGAAGTGCTGAGGCTTTGTTCTTGTTCTGATTTAGAAGAGATGCCAGAATCTGTTGCAGGCCTAAACAAGCTATGTTGTCTCGACATCTCAGACTGTGTGACTCTTTCAAAATTATCGAACGATATAGGTGACTTGAAAAAGCTTGAGAAGTTCTACATGAAGGGTTGCTCAAACTTGAATGATCTTCCTTATTCTGTCTTCAATTTTGGAAATGTAAAGCATGAAATACATGTGATCTGTGATGAAGAAGGTGCTGCATTATGGGAACAATATCCCAACATTCCCAATCTAAAGATAGATATGCCTAAAGTCGAGAGTAACTTAAATTGGCTTCATGGAACTCGTTCGTGA